The nucleotide sequence TAACCACTTGAGCCAAATCCAATTGATGTCTCAGTCCATCGCTCGGATACAGATGGTTTTCTAAGCTTCCATTTGGCATCAATGGGAAAACAAGAGCTTTAAAATCCGGCCTGCTACAAGTTGTTATGATCCTAATCAAATTCCTGTGCCTAGTCCTTTTCAAGATTTGGCATTCCCTTTTAAAGCTCTCTCCAGCTGTTTTTGAATCAATTACTTTGACAGCTATTCTCATGTTATTTCTTAACACTCCCTTGTAAACACGCCCATATCGTCCTTCTCCTATTAGACTCGAGCTGCTAAAACCTCCTGTGGCTTCAATAAGCTGCATATGGGATATTCTTGGGTACTTTTGCTCTTTCTTCTCACCTAGTTCTGTATCTTCAGCTACCTTACCTGTCCATTGGCTCCTGAATTTGGATCTTAGGACCAAAGGGTAGCCAACAATGCAAAATATGGGAGTTATAAGCAATGAAAGGAGGATTGTGATTATGAAATGATGACCTCTCTTTTTATGGCAACTTTCCATTCCTTGTATTGAGCCACAAAGCTGAAAATTTCCCAAGAAGGAGCTAATGTTTAATGATGAAAATGCACCAGTATTTGTCGTGTTCCCGGAGAAATGGTTGTAGGAAAAGTTGAGCTTTTGCAAAGTTGATGAAGCCTGAAAACTTTGTGGTATCTCCCCATTCAATACGTTGAACGAAACGTCAAGTTCCTTAAGGTAAGGCAATCTCCCTATCGATGATGGAAGAGCACCTTCTAAAGCATTACGCGATAGATTAAGGTATTCAAGAGCAATGCAGCTTCCAAGTTGTGAAGGGACAGTAGCTGAGAGATTATTTGATGACAAATCAATGGCCAACACCATATCCATTTTGCTAAGCTCTAAAGGAATAGGACCATGTAAGTTATTTCCAGACAAGTTAAGATAGATTTTCAAGCTGCTCAATCCAGCAACTTCACTTGGAATTTTGCCTGAGATTCTGTTGTGAGAAAGATCAAGAATTTCCAAGTTAATACATTGCCCTAGACTCGAGGGTATCGTTCCAGAGAGCTGATTGTTATGCAACAGAAGTCTTCTTAGCTGTGAAAGATTAGCAAAGGTATCCGGGATCAATCCAGAGAGCTTGTTTTTCGACAAATCAAGAAGGCCTAAATGAGGAAGATTCCCAAAAGCAGAAGGAATGACACCCGAGAGTGAGTTATTCGATAAATAAAGCCTCTCGAGTTTTCCAATTTGACACAACTCAAGAGGAATTGTACCATTGAGATGAttacttgacaagttcaaaagAGTAAGGTTTCCAAGCTTGGAAATTTGTGTAGGGATAGGACCATAGATAAGATTATCGTCGAGATGAATCTGTGCAATGTTCTTGGAGATATTACCAATAATAGGAGGTAATTCCCCACCTAGATTATTTCCAGCTAACTCAAGTTCTTGTAAGTTAGAAGAATTAACTAGGGAAGCAAAAAAAGGAGTCAAATCAGTATTATTTCTATGGGTAATGAAGTTGTTGTAGGACAAGAAAAGGAATTGTAACATTGGCATTTTACTTACAATATCAGAAGGAAGCTCTCCGCTAAACAAATTCGACTCAATGTCAAGCCATTCTAGTTTAGAAGAATTTGAAAGAGCTTTAGGTACTTCACCAACAAGATTGTTAGACCAAAGAAGAAGAAACTTCAACTCCTTAAGCTCACATTGATTGTGCATAGGAATTTCACCACTAAGTGAATTGTTAGAAAGGTCCATATATTGCAAAGAAGCAGAACAATTACAGAACAAAGGCAGAGGAATTTCACCAGAAAGATTGTTACTTCCTAAATCAAGATACTTCAATTTATGAAGTAGTCCTAACTCAACTGGGATTTTACCTTCAAGAAGATTAGAAGACAAACTAAGCTGATTAAGCTTTAAAAGATAGCCCAATTCAGCAGGAATTTTACCTTCAAATAAGTTACCAGATAAATCAAGAATTTGCAAGAATGACAGACCAGAAAGAGCAGAAGAAATCGTCCCTCGTAACGAATGGTGACTAAGATCAAGCTCAACAACTCTATTCATTTTCTTGTCACAACCAACTCCAGTCCAGTTGCATAAATGAATGTTAGAAGAATTCCAACTTTCTAATGCATGGTAAGGGTCAGAAGAAATACCAGCCATGAACGAAAGAAGCGAGGCACGATCATTTAACATTTGATCATTTTTTTGGCCTAAGACCAAAGAGAAAACCATAATCAAGAAGAAGAAATTGTACTTGGAAAACTTGGAGTAGCCCATTTTTATTGGTATTGCACCAATCATGAGAATTAGAATAGTAAGAAATTAATGGCATTAGCTaggtgtgtgtgtatatatatatatatatatatatatatatatatgaaaggagagttttggcgtaactggtaaagttattgtcatgtgaccaggaggtcatatGTAGCATATTAAtgatgggttcaattgaacccataactatCGACGCGGAGTAACAATTTATATGTAAAAActcattaaaattcaaaaatagtatatatgaacccataactttaaaaatataatggggtcAATGCTAAAACCCTTGAATCCTTAAAGTTTAAATTCTAGATCCGCCTTTATGACCATGAGGTCATGAGTTCGAGCCGTAGAAACaccctcttgcagaaatgcagggtaaggctccATAAAATGGACCCTTGTGGTCTTGCTCTTTTGGGACGCCATGCATCGCAAGAGCTTAATGCACCGGGCTATTGTTTTTTAGGTGTATATGTAtaggtgtgtgtgtgtatatgtggACTTGTCCTTAGACATTATTATAATAAGCTGATCAAATCTTGAAAATTGTTAAGTGCCAAGAAGCAAGGCAAAAgattaggaaaaataattaaatatattatatttgtgCCTAACTGCCGTTGAAGAAGGGAACGTTCCGTTTGGCGCCAAAGATTTTTGACTTGAAATATGCTTGTCAAATAGGCATGGAACACATGTGAACGTGTCTAAATGCCACTTGTGCATTGTTAAATTAAAACGTTGTATGTTTGACgatggatttaagttatatacatctAACTGTAAACAGTTATTATACTGTCATTGTAACATGACCAGTTGTATTAGGTTATTACCTATTTTGAGATTATCATATCAAATTCACTAAAAATATTTACCTGTAGTAAACTTTATGTGATGATGTAAAACTTTTATACACGTGCACAAAAATTAAATTTCTTTGACGGTTTACATGTCAATAGGCCTAACCATGAGAAGGTTTAGGAATTACTTGTGGGATTAGTGTATTAATTAGTGGAGGATGAGGTGTGAAGTTGAAGATAATCTAGGTTATAAGCACGCTTGAGTTAAGACAAGGTCTAAGGATAGGATATTTTTGCAAGTTGACAACTCTTTTTTTGGTATATTTGTCGGCTCAAGTGATTTAAAAGATGATGTCATTTTTGGTCTGTTAATGCAGTAATATTTCCTTTTTGGTTGGTAAGCTTCAATTCTGAGTTCAGTCATGTCCTTTTTTGTTACTATAAGTTAatattatcttcttcttttttttctgatTATTGTATTGGGTTTCTAACTATTTTTCGATTTCTTataatactttattatttttatggtttttgttatgatattgatatattgtctctttcctctttttcgttttcttgagccgaggatctatcgAAAATAGTTTTTCTACTCCATGAGAATAGGGGTAAagtatgcgtacacactatcctccctagATCCCTTACTTCTGAGATTTtagtgggttgttgttgttgtaagttcttattatattttatcactTTGCTGATGCAACATGCAACAAAACTGTAAAGATTGTAGGTACTTGGTATATCATGGAAAGAACCCCACCTTCTGTTTTATGTGTAGTCCTATGTGCATCAAAATGAGAGAGAAGGCGAATCCAGAATATGAATTTTATGGGTTTGAATTCGGTGTTTTACCACAACTTATTTAATTTACCGGGTTTGAAGTCAATCATCTGTACTTATTTAGTAAATTttttgacacacacacacacatatatatatatatatatatatagtatctgAGTCAAAGCTAataaattcagatgaacccgtaTACCTCACATTCTACATCCGACGGCCCCTGAGCAATGGTAGAGCCAGGATTTCCGCTAAGgagttcaaaaaagaaaaagttaaaaaattaaaagagatCGTGACCAAAGAGAATTGAACCAGCGACTTCACAAAAGTTTTGAACCCTCTTGACAATTGAGACAATGTTTTTGGGTTGTGGCACAAAATGAATTTCACCTTATATGTAATTTTATAGCGAATGGGTTCGAGTGAACCCCTTCCGCCCTAGCTAATTCCGTCCATGCGGCCCTGAGTTATAGTTACGCCGGCGCCCCCATTAGTAAAGCATGCACCTTTCACGAGGCTTCTGAATTTCTTTATGTGACGGACGACATTGAGTTGATTAATGCTTGTGGTTTTAAGTTTCACATAGTTTGTACATGtgaaaaaaaattctaatataAATGCATGTTACGTAATTCAACATGTATTAAGCAGAGGCGGATGCAGTGTTTTCTCTCACGGGtttaattgaacccataactttcgacgcaaagtaaaaatttgtatgtaaaaatttattaaaattgcaaaaataatagatattaacccataactttaaaaatatagtgGGTTCAATACTAAAAACCTTAAAAGTTGAATCCATAGGGTTTAAATCCTGGATCTGTCTCTGGTATTAAGTAAGTATTTTTCGAGAATAACTAGTACGTAATTAACATGAGCAGGGGAGTAAACAAGGGAATTATAATGACCTATATTTGTAGAATTGGACATAAAGATAAATAGTCAGCAAAACTTAACATGGTAGTTTATAATAATTACCAACCTCACTTAATTTATAATGATTTTCACAGAAAAAAGTATACCTAAATTTTTAGCGTTATAAGGCATAGTGCTAGAAGGGACCAGCGAAGGAAATGACTATATGCAAGGAATACAGGAATGGTTGTATATATCTTTCAGAATCATCTTTCCACTaagaataaaaatatatattaacaataattcCAGTGCTGCAGAAAGGAATAGGAAGATgggaaaaagaagataaatatagGTCTAAGGTTACCTGCTAATTTTCTatttaaaagaaagaaatcaagAATAGTGGAAACTGTGTGTTTTCATTGGATAGTTGGGCTGCTTAAGATAATTTTAAATGATCATATTTGACCGAGAGACGTCTTGGGTGGAGTAATAAGTACTCCTTAATCCTTAATTAAAGATCTCGGGTTTGAGCTCTGTATATAAACTATGAAATCGCCTTTATTATAGAGCGTTTTACCTTCTTGTGTGAGACTTTCCTATGCGAATCCAGATTTAATCGAAGCCCTATGCGGGTGTCGGGTATTGAAGTTGTTGTAGAATAGTGGAAATTGGGTGTTTTCATTGGGTAGTTGGGCTGCTTAAGACAATCTTAAATGATGACATTGAACCAATTGAGTGTTGTGATAAGTACTCGTTTATTCTTAATTAGAGATTTCGGGTTTGAACCCTGAATATGAACTATGAAATCGCATTTGTTATAGAGCATTTTACCTCCTTATATGGGACTTTCCGATACAAATCCAGATTTAATCAGATTCCTATACGAATCCGGATATTGAAGCTGTTGTAGAATAGCCACTTGTTACAAATTAAATGTAGTGTGAGTTTGAGGTATATTTTAGAAATGGCTAGGTGTTActtaaaaaatataaagtacATTTCATCATGATTttgtgtttatttatttaagttgTCATAGAATATAGAATGGCTGTTGCTTACTAAGAAATTGTAAAAAGTGTACATATTTTGAGAATAACGTATATTTTTGAATGGCTACTTGTtactaaaaaaatgaaaagtacaTTCATCATGATTATAAGCCTGCTTATTTAATTgcaactattttttattttttaaaacacaTGCTAGACATTTCAAGAAAATCCGAATAAAAATTATGTGCAAATATAATCCAGAATAGAGTAACCCTTACAGGAGGAAATatgattaaattatatatatagggAAAATATTGTATagcaatttttaaaataatagccgaaatatatatattttttatatgtatttttttttttgtgtatatatatatatatatatatatatatatatatatatatatatatatatatatatatatatatttgttcggttcctttgttttcttttctatccCGCGATAAAAGCGAAAAAAGACCCCTTGTTTAAGGTGGGAACTACGACAAAGAGGAGGCActaaatcttgaatcaaaagaaaaaaacattTTTGAATAGTGCACCATACGTGATTACGCAAGTTGCCTTTTTTGTAACTTATATGTCACAAGTTCGAGCAATGAAAGCAActattaatgcttgcattaggttaggttgtctacatcacactTTTTAGGTGCGACCTTTTTCTTCGAATTTCGCATGAACATAAGATAACTTGTACACCGAACTGCCATTTTTAGCAAACTGCCATTTTTAGCGCATCATACACATATATTGACATATTAACTTTGAAACTAAGATTTAGCTCCAAGTTGACGCTGGATTTAATGCTACTTATTTGAGACACATTTGTTTACTCGTGAATATGAAAAGTTAAACTGTccaatttctttctcttttttttctagtACTGCTGAAACTAAGAAACTCAAAAGTAACTATAAAAGTTTAGAAAAAGATTAGGTTGacatcaacaaatcaaaaacattCTTGATTACACATTATTTTAGCAACTTGCGTTCGGTCTTTTTGGAATGGCAACAAGGGTCAAGAGATTGAGTTCTCACATTAAGATGTCAGTCGTAAGATGAGAAAGTGTATAATCACTTTATATTATCTGTTTTTTAAAGTTTTTGTACACTTTTAAGAAAAGACAATTCATAACCTTAAAATAACGAAATTCAAATTTAAGAAAAGCAGAATTTGTACAATTTAAGGGCATGTTAGATGTTAGAGCTGTGGTCGATCAATATATCTACTGACTTGGCTAACAAATATAAAAAGGGGTCAttgtaattataatttaattaaagGGACTTAGTTTATGTAATATTTGACCATTGTTTTAAGCTGTCAAGTTTTAAGATGCATGCcgataattatttatttaaaagaaaaaagagagaaagtcTCAGAAAAGTATAAAAGTGA is from Nicotiana tabacum cultivar K326 chromosome 18, ASM71507v2, whole genome shotgun sequence and encodes:
- the LOC107783059 gene encoding putative leucine-rich repeat receptor-like serine/threonine-protein kinase At2g24130 — translated: MIGAIPIKMGYSKFSKYNFFFLIMVFSLVLGQKNDQMLNDRASLLSFMAGISSDPYHALESWNSSNIHLCNWTGVGCDKKMNRVVELDLSHHSLRGTISSALSGLSFLQILDLSGNLFEGKIPAELGYLLKLNQLSLSSNLLEGKIPVELGLLHKLKYLDLGSNNLSGEIPLPLFCNCSASLQYMDLSNNSLSGEIPMHNQCELKELKFLLLWSNNLVGEVPKALSNSSKLEWLDIESNLFSGELPSDIVSKMPMLQFLFLSYNNFITHRNNTDLTPFFASLVNSSNLQELELAGNNLGGELPPIIGNISKNIAQIHLDDNLIYGPIPTQISKLGNLTLLNLSSNHLNGTIPLELCQIGKLERLYLSNNSLSGVIPSAFGNLPHLGLLDLSKNKLSGLIPDTFANLSQLRRLLLHNNQLSGTIPSSLGQCINLEILDLSHNRISGKIPSEVAGLSSLKIYLNLSGNNLHGPIPLELSKMDMVLAIDLSSNNLSATVPSQLGSCIALEYLNLSRNALEGALPSSIGRLPYLKELDVSFNVLNGEIPQSFQASSTLQKLNFSYNHFSGNTTNTGAFSSLNISSFLGNFQLCGSIQGMESCHKKRGHHFIITILLSLLITPIFCIVGYPLVLRSKFRSQWTGKVAEDTELGEKKEQKYPRISHMQLIEATGGFSSSSLIGEGRYGRVYKGVLRNNMRIAVKVIDSKTAGESFKRECQILKRTRHRNLIRIITTCSRPDFKALVFPLMPNGSLENHLYPSDGLRHQLDLAQVVSICNDVAEGVAYLHHYSPVKVVHCDLKPSNILLDYNMTALVTDFGISRLVKAVEESTNPIDESVSYNSTDGLLFGSIGYIAPEYGMGKRASTKGDVYSFGVLLLEIVTGKRPTDILFQQGSSLHEWVKSQYPHKLEPMIDETLQRYPQVDTVPSDNKMWHDVVFELIELGLMCTQYNPSTRPTMLDVALEIGRLKQYISSPCNIVAEDVTTKD